The Vallicoccus soli genome window below encodes:
- the nadC gene encoding carboxylating nicotinate-nucleotide diphosphorylase: MTDARTLLATAGLDPDRVLDLVRRAVEEDLDGGVDVTSTATVPEDLRAHGEFTARAAGVVAGVPVAAAVLEHVAGGALALEVRRPDGARVGPGDVVLVADGPARALLTAERTALNLLGRLSGVATLTRAWVDAVEGTGATVRDTRKTTPGLRALEKYAVRCGGGTNHRMSLSDAAMVKDNHVVAAGGVARAFRLVREAFPDVPVEVEADTVQDAVAAVEAGADLVLLDNMPVPELRRAVAAVAGRARLEASGGLTLATAREVAATGVDHLAVGALTHSAPVLDIGLDLREGS, encoded by the coding sequence ATGACCGACGCCCGCACGCTCCTCGCGACCGCCGGGCTGGACCCGGACCGGGTCCTCGACCTGGTGCGGCGCGCGGTGGAGGAGGACCTCGACGGTGGTGTCGACGTGACGAGCACCGCGACGGTGCCGGAGGACCTGCGGGCCCACGGGGAGTTCACGGCGCGCGCGGCGGGCGTCGTCGCCGGCGTCCCGGTGGCGGCGGCGGTCCTCGAGCACGTCGCGGGCGGCGCGCTGGCGCTGGAGGTGCGGCGGCCCGACGGCGCGCGGGTCGGCCCGGGCGACGTCGTCCTCGTGGCCGACGGCCCGGCCCGCGCCCTGCTCACCGCCGAGCGCACGGCGCTCAACCTGCTCGGCCGGCTCAGCGGCGTCGCGACCCTGACCCGCGCCTGGGTCGACGCGGTGGAGGGCACTGGCGCCACTGTCCGCGACACCCGCAAGACCACGCCGGGGCTGCGCGCCCTGGAGAAGTACGCCGTGCGCTGCGGCGGCGGCACCAACCACCGGATGTCGCTGTCCGACGCGGCGATGGTCAAGGACAACCACGTCGTGGCCGCCGGCGGCGTCGCGCGCGCCTTCCGCCTCGTGCGCGAGGCCTTCCCCGACGTGCCGGTCGAGGTCGAGGCGGACACCGTGCAGGACGCGGTCGCTGCGGTCGAGGCGGGCGCGGACCTCGTGCTGCTGGACAACATGCCGGTGCCTGAGCTGCGTCGCGCCGTCGCCGCGGTGGCGGGGCGCGCGCGCCTGGAGGCCAGCGGCGGGCTCACCCTCGCGACCGCGCGCGAGGTGGCCGCGACGGGCGTGGACCACCTCGCGGTGGGGGCGCTGACGCACTCGGCGCCGGTTCTCGACATCGGCCTCGACCTGCGCGAGGGTTCCTGA
- a CDS encoding type III pantothenate kinase, with the protein MLLTIDVGNTHTVLGLFEGEEVVEHWRVATDARRTADELAVVLRSLLAQYPARGGADVSGISLCSTVPAVLHELRTMCRRYYGDVPAVVVEPGLPVGVPVLTDNPYEVGTDRVVNALAAVELYGGPALVVDFGTATTFDAVSARGEYLGGAIAPGIEVSVEALGLRGAQLRTVEIARPRSVIGKNTVEALQSGILYGFAGQVDGVVSRMVAELAADPADVTVVATGGLAPLVVEEVSVFDVHDPWLTLRGLRLVFERSAAGGGSAALP; encoded by the coding sequence ATGCTGCTGACGATCGACGTGGGCAACACCCACACGGTGCTCGGGCTGTTCGAGGGCGAGGAGGTCGTCGAGCACTGGCGGGTGGCCACCGACGCGCGGCGCACCGCCGACGAGCTCGCGGTCGTGCTGCGCAGCCTCCTCGCGCAGTACCCCGCCCGCGGCGGCGCCGACGTCTCGGGCATCAGCCTGTGCTCCACGGTCCCGGCCGTCCTGCACGAGCTGCGCACGATGTGCCGGCGCTACTACGGCGACGTCCCGGCGGTCGTCGTCGAGCCGGGCCTGCCGGTGGGGGTGCCGGTCCTCACCGACAACCCGTACGAGGTCGGCACCGACCGCGTGGTCAACGCGCTCGCCGCGGTCGAGCTGTACGGCGGCCCGGCCCTCGTCGTCGACTTCGGCACGGCGACGACCTTCGACGCGGTGTCGGCCCGGGGGGAGTACCTCGGCGGGGCGATCGCGCCGGGCATCGAGGTGTCGGTCGAGGCGCTCGGCCTGCGGGGCGCGCAGCTGCGCACGGTCGAGATCGCGCGGCCCCGCTCGGTCATCGGCAAGAACACCGTCGAGGCGCTGCAGTCCGGCATCCTCTACGGCTTCGCCGGGCAGGTCGACGGGGTCGTGTCGCGGATGGTGGCCGAGCTCGCCGCCGACCCGGCCGACGTCACGGTCGTCGCGACGGGCGGGCTCGCGCCGCTGGTCGTCGAGGAGGTCTCGGTCTTCGACGTGCACGACCCGTGGCTCACGCTGCGGGGCCTGCGCCTGGTCTTCGAGCGCAGCGCGGCCGGCGGGGGGTCCGCCGCGCTCCCGTAG
- the lysX gene encoding bifunctional lysylphosphatidylglycerol synthetase/lysine--tRNA ligase LysX, with amino-acid sequence MSDAQPRPGTDDPHDDLPEQVRVRRDKLERLRAEGVDPYPLGYPRTTTVADLRAAHPDLAPDTATGGVAGVTGRVVLNRIGGKLCFATLRDGTGDLQVMLSLDRLGEERLAAWKRDVDLGDQVGVTGEVVTSRRGELSVMADSFAITAKCLRPLPEKSKGLRDPEARVRQRYVDLIVRPEARSMLHARSAAVRSVRESLQRRGFVEVETPMLQAVHGGANARPFRTHINAYDMDLYLRIAPELYLKRLLVGGVEKVFEINRNFRNEGADSTHNPEFTMLEMYESYGDYDTMRRLTQELVQEACVAVHGDTVVRHTAEDGTTTELDIGGDWPVVGVDEGLSRALGEEVGPGTPVEELRRHAERLGIGLDPGWGRGQVVLELYEHLLEDTTREPTFYRDFPTEVSPLTRQHRSEPRLAERWDLVAFGTEIGTAYSELTDPVEQRARLTAQSLLAAGGDPEAMQLDEDFLRALEYGMPPAGGQGMGIDRLLMLLTGRNIRDTVLFPLVRPE; translated from the coding sequence GTGAGCGACGCGCAGCCCCGCCCCGGCACGGACGACCCGCACGACGACCTCCCGGAGCAGGTCCGGGTCCGCCGGGACAAGCTCGAGCGGCTGCGCGCCGAGGGCGTCGACCCCTACCCGCTGGGCTACCCGCGCACGACGACCGTCGCCGACCTGCGCGCCGCGCACCCCGACCTCGCGCCCGACACCGCCACCGGCGGGGTCGCCGGCGTCACGGGGCGCGTCGTGCTCAACCGCATCGGCGGCAAGCTCTGCTTCGCCACCCTGCGCGACGGCACCGGGGACCTGCAGGTGATGCTCAGCCTCGACCGGCTCGGGGAGGAGCGGCTGGCGGCCTGGAAGCGCGACGTCGACCTCGGCGACCAGGTCGGCGTGACCGGCGAGGTCGTCACCTCGCGCCGCGGCGAGCTTTCGGTCATGGCCGACTCCTTCGCCATCACCGCGAAGTGCCTGCGCCCCCTGCCGGAGAAGTCCAAGGGGCTGCGCGACCCGGAGGCGCGCGTGCGCCAGCGCTACGTCGACCTCATCGTCCGGCCCGAGGCGCGCTCGATGCTGCACGCGCGCTCGGCGGCGGTGCGCAGCGTCCGGGAGTCGCTGCAGCGGCGGGGCTTCGTCGAGGTCGAGACGCCGATGCTGCAGGCGGTGCACGGCGGCGCCAACGCGCGCCCGTTCCGGACCCACATCAACGCCTACGACATGGACCTCTACCTGCGCATCGCGCCGGAGCTCTACCTCAAGCGGCTGCTCGTCGGCGGGGTGGAGAAGGTCTTCGAGATCAACCGGAACTTCCGCAACGAGGGCGCGGACTCGACGCACAACCCCGAGTTCACGATGCTCGAGATGTACGAGTCCTACGGCGACTACGACACGATGCGCCGCCTGACCCAGGAGCTCGTGCAGGAGGCGTGCGTCGCGGTGCACGGCGACACGGTGGTGCGCCACACCGCGGAGGACGGGACGACGACCGAGCTCGACATCGGCGGGGACTGGCCCGTCGTCGGGGTCGACGAGGGCCTGTCGCGGGCCCTGGGCGAGGAGGTCGGCCCGGGCACCCCGGTCGAGGAGCTGCGCCGGCACGCCGAGCGACTCGGGATCGGGCTCGACCCGGGCTGGGGGCGCGGGCAGGTCGTGCTCGAGCTCTACGAGCACCTGCTCGAGGACACCACCCGCGAGCCGACGTTCTACCGCGACTTCCCGACCGAGGTGTCGCCGCTCACCCGGCAGCACCGCAGCGAGCCGCGCCTGGCCGAGCGGTGGGACCTCGTCGCCTTCGGCACCGAGATCGGCACGGCGTACTCCGAGCTCACCGACCCGGTCGAGCAGCGCGCCCGGCTCACCGCGCAGTCGCTGCTGGCCGCCGGCGGCGACCCCGAGGCGATGCAGCTCGACGAGGACTTCCTGCGCGCCCTGGAGTACGGCATGCCGCCGGCCGGCGGGCAGGGCATGGGCATCGACCGGCTGCTCATGCTCCTCACCGGCCGGAACATCCGCGACACCGTCCTGTTCCCCCTGGTGCGCCCGGAATGA
- a CDS encoding histone-like nucleoid-structuring protein Lsr2: MAQKVQVILEDDLDGGDADETVSFALDGVSYEIDLSTANAEKLREALSLYVGSARRIGGRTGGGARQRRSSSGGGAPSSGGGAARSGDTAAIREWARENGHEVSERGRIPSAVREAYEAAHAG, translated from the coding sequence ATGGCGCAGAAGGTGCAGGTCATCCTCGAGGACGACCTGGACGGCGGCGACGCCGACGAGACCGTGAGCTTCGCGCTCGACGGGGTCTCGTACGAGATCGACCTGTCGACCGCCAACGCCGAGAAGCTGCGCGAGGCCCTCTCGCTCTACGTCGGCTCGGCCCGGCGCATCGGCGGGCGCACCGGCGGCGGGGCGCGCCAGCGGCGCTCCTCCTCCGGCGGCGGCGCTCCCTCCTCGGGCGGCGGCGCCGCCCGCTCCGGCGACACCGCGGCCATCCGCGAGTGGGCGCGCGAGAACGGCCACGAGGTCAGCGAGCGCGGGCGCATCCCGAGCGCGGTGCGCGAGGCGTACGAGGCGGCCCACGCGGGCTGA
- a CDS encoding ATP-dependent Clp protease ATP-binding subunit, with protein sequence MFERFTDRARRVVVLAQEEARMLNHNYIGTEHILLGLIHEGEGVAAKALESLGISLEAVRSQVEEIIGQGQQAPSGHIPFTPRAKKVLELSLREALQLGHNYIGTEHILLGLIREGEGVAAQVLVKLGADLNRVRQQVIQLLSGYQGKETATAGGPAEGTPSTSLVLDQFGRNLTQAAREGKLDPVIGREKEIERVMQVLSRRTKNNPVLIGEPGVGKTAVVEGLSQAIVKGEVPETLKDKQLYTLDLGALVAGSRYRGDFEERLKKVLKEIRTRGDIILFIDELHTLVGAGAAEGAIDAASILKPMLARGELQTIGATTLDEYRKHLEKDAALERRFQPIQVQEPSLAHTIEILKGLRDRYEAHHRVSITDSALVQAATLADRYISDRFLPDKAIDLIDEAGSRMRIRRMTAPPDLREFDERIAGVRREKESAIDSQDFEKAASLRDREKTLLAEKAQREKEWKAGDMDVVAEVDDELIAEVLATATGIPVFKLTEEESQRLLKMEGELHKRVIGQEQAITALSQAIRRTRAGLKDPKRPGGSFIFAGPSGVGKTELSKTLAEFLFGDEDALIALDMSEFSEKHTVSRLFGSPPGYVGYEEGGQLTEKVRRKPFSVVLFDEVEKAHPDIFNSLLQILEDGRLTDSQGRVVDFKNTVIIMTTNLGTRDISKGFNLGFAAADDTKTGYERMKAKVQDELKQHFRPEFLNRIDDIVVFHQLTPAEIIRIVDLMTASLDKRLRDKDMGMELTTAAKELLAKKGYDPVLGARPLRRTIQREIEDTLSERILFGELKPGEIVLVDAEGEGDEAKFTFTGQFRSQLPDAPPVETAAGGQE encoded by the coding sequence ATGTTCGAGAGGTTCACCGACCGCGCCCGCCGCGTTGTCGTCCTGGCCCAGGAGGAGGCCAGGATGCTCAACCACAACTACATCGGGACCGAGCACATCCTGCTCGGCCTCATCCACGAGGGCGAGGGCGTCGCCGCGAAGGCGCTCGAGAGCCTCGGCATCTCCCTGGAGGCGGTCCGCTCCCAGGTCGAGGAGATCATCGGCCAGGGCCAGCAGGCGCCCAGCGGCCACATCCCCTTCACCCCGCGCGCCAAGAAGGTCCTCGAGCTCTCCCTGCGCGAGGCCCTGCAGCTCGGGCACAACTACATCGGGACCGAGCACATCCTGCTCGGGCTCATCCGCGAGGGCGAGGGCGTCGCGGCCCAGGTCCTCGTCAAGCTCGGCGCCGACCTCAACCGGGTGCGCCAGCAGGTCATCCAGCTGCTCTCCGGCTACCAGGGCAAGGAGACGGCGACCGCCGGCGGCCCCGCCGAGGGCACGCCGTCGACCTCCCTCGTCCTCGACCAGTTCGGGCGCAACCTCACGCAGGCCGCCCGCGAGGGCAAGCTCGACCCGGTCATCGGGCGCGAGAAGGAGATCGAGCGGGTCATGCAGGTGCTGTCCCGCCGCACCAAGAACAACCCGGTCCTCATCGGCGAGCCCGGCGTCGGCAAGACCGCCGTCGTCGAGGGCCTGTCGCAGGCCATCGTCAAGGGCGAGGTGCCCGAGACCCTCAAGGACAAGCAGCTCTACACGCTCGACCTCGGCGCGCTCGTCGCCGGCAGCCGCTACCGCGGCGACTTCGAGGAGCGGCTGAAGAAGGTCCTCAAGGAGATCCGCACCCGCGGCGACATCATCCTGTTCATCGACGAGCTCCACACGCTCGTCGGCGCGGGCGCCGCCGAGGGCGCGATCGACGCCGCCTCGATCCTCAAGCCGATGCTCGCCCGCGGCGAGCTGCAGACCATCGGCGCGACGACGCTCGACGAGTACCGCAAGCACCTGGAGAAGGACGCCGCGCTCGAGCGCCGCTTCCAGCCGATCCAGGTCCAGGAGCCCTCGCTGGCGCACACCATCGAGATCCTCAAGGGCCTGCGCGACCGCTACGAGGCGCACCACCGCGTCTCGATCACGGACTCCGCGCTGGTGCAGGCGGCCACCCTCGCCGACCGCTACATCAGCGACCGGTTCCTGCCGGACAAGGCGATCGACCTCATCGACGAGGCCGGCTCGCGCATGCGCATCCGCCGCATGACCGCGCCGCCGGACCTGCGCGAGTTCGACGAGCGCATCGCCGGCGTCCGCCGCGAGAAGGAGTCGGCCATCGACTCCCAGGACTTCGAGAAGGCCGCGTCGCTGCGCGACCGCGAGAAGACCCTGCTCGCGGAGAAGGCGCAGCGCGAGAAGGAGTGGAAGGCCGGCGACATGGACGTCGTGGCCGAGGTCGACGACGAGCTCATCGCCGAGGTCCTCGCCACCGCCACCGGCATCCCGGTCTTCAAGCTGACCGAGGAGGAGTCGCAGCGCCTGCTCAAGATGGAGGGCGAGCTCCACAAGCGGGTCATCGGCCAGGAGCAGGCCATCACGGCGCTGTCCCAGGCGATCCGGCGCACCCGCGCCGGGCTGAAGGACCCCAAGCGCCCCGGCGGCTCGTTCATCTTCGCCGGCCCCTCCGGCGTCGGGAAGACCGAGCTGTCCAAGACGCTGGCGGAGTTCCTCTTCGGCGACGAGGACGCGCTCATCGCGCTCGACATGTCGGAGTTCAGCGAGAAGCACACCGTCTCGCGGCTCTTCGGCTCGCCCCCCGGCTACGTCGGCTACGAGGAGGGCGGCCAGCTCACCGAGAAGGTGCGCCGCAAGCCGTTCTCCGTGGTCCTCTTCGACGAGGTCGAGAAGGCCCACCCGGACATCTTCAACTCGCTGCTGCAGATCCTCGAGGACGGTCGCCTGACCGACTCCCAGGGCCGCGTCGTCGACTTCAAGAACACCGTCATCATCATGACGACGAACCTCGGCACCCGGGACATCTCCAAGGGCTTCAACCTCGGCTTCGCCGCGGCGGACGACACGAAGACCGGCTACGAGCGGATGAAGGCCAAGGTCCAGGACGAGCTCAAGCAGCACTTCCGGCCCGAGTTCCTCAACCGCATCGACGACATCGTGGTCTTCCACCAGCTCACGCCGGCGGAGATCATCCGGATCGTCGACCTCATGACCGCGTCGCTGGACAAGCGCCTGCGCGACAAGGACATGGGGATGGAGCTCACGACGGCGGCCAAGGAGCTGCTGGCGAAGAAGGGCTACGACCCCGTGCTGGGCGCCCGGCCGCTGCGCCGGACCATTCAGCGCGAGATCGAGGACACGCTCTCCGAGCGCATCCTCTTCGGCGAGCTGAAGCCGGGCGAGATCGTCCTGGTCGACGCCGAGGGCGAGGGCGACGAGGCGAAGTTCACCTTCACCGGCCAGTTCCGCTCCCAGCTCCCCGACGCCCCCCCGGTGGAGACCGCCGCAGGCGGGCAGGAGTGA
- a CDS encoding DinB family protein, with protein MTGDDGGGDAHGGLQDDGRGDLLAYLRDGRAALVWKLEGLAELDVRRPLTPTGTNLLGLVKHLAHVEAGYLGGALGRPFPDLPWPPRADDADLWARADEPREAVLDLYRRAQEHAEATVAALPPGAVGEVPWWPPGRRRATVHHLLVRVLTDTQRHAGQADVLREGLDGAAGLLPGTSSLAEEDPGRRAAYRDRLEAVARDAARRAGGRV; from the coding sequence GTGACGGGCGACGACGGCGGCGGGGACGCGCACGGGGGCCTGCAGGACGACGGGCGGGGCGACCTGCTGGCGTACCTGCGCGACGGGCGCGCGGCGCTGGTGTGGAAGCTCGAGGGGCTCGCGGAGCTCGACGTGCGCCGGCCGCTGACCCCGACGGGCACGAACCTGCTGGGCCTGGTCAAGCACCTCGCGCACGTCGAGGCGGGGTACCTCGGCGGTGCGCTCGGGCGCCCGTTCCCGGACCTGCCCTGGCCGCCGCGGGCCGACGACGCCGACCTGTGGGCGCGGGCGGACGAGCCGCGCGAGGCGGTGCTCGACCTCTACCGGCGGGCGCAGGAGCACGCGGAGGCGACGGTCGCGGCGCTGCCGCCGGGCGCGGTGGGCGAGGTGCCGTGGTGGCCGCCGGGTCGGCGCCGGGCGACGGTGCACCACCTGCTCGTGCGCGTGCTCACCGACACCCAGCGCCACGCGGGGCAGGCCGACGTGCTCCGCGAGGGGCTCGACGGCGCGGCGGGGCTGCTGCCCGGCACGTCGAGCCTGGCCGAGGAGGACCCGGGGCGGCGGGCGGCGTACCGGGACCGGCTGGAGGCCGTCGCCCGCGACGCCGCGCGCCGAGCGGGCGGGCGGGTCTGA
- a CDS encoding GNAT family N-acetyltransferase → MDDALRTARLLLRPWREEDRAPFAALNADAEVVRHLPGALDRAASDALLDRLEAQRRRLGYGLWAVEVPGVAGCIGFVGLKPLPFDEPPAPAVEVGWRLAREHWGRGYATEGARAALAHGFGALGLEEVVSMTVPANTRSRAVMERLGMHRDPGDDFEHPGLPVGHPLRPHVLYRLRREEHATG, encoded by the coding sequence GTGGACGACGCGCTGCGGACCGCCCGGCTTCTCCTGCGACCCTGGCGCGAGGAGGACCGGGCCCCGTTCGCCGCGCTCAACGCCGACGCGGAGGTCGTGCGGCACCTCCCCGGCGCGCTCGACCGCGCCGCCAGCGACGCCCTGCTCGACCGGCTCGAGGCGCAGCGCCGCCGGCTCGGGTACGGCCTCTGGGCCGTCGAGGTGCCCGGGGTCGCCGGCTGCATCGGCTTCGTGGGGCTCAAGCCGCTGCCCTTCGACGAGCCCCCCGCACCCGCCGTCGAGGTCGGCTGGCGCCTGGCCCGCGAGCACTGGGGCCGCGGCTACGCGACCGAGGGCGCCCGGGCCGCGCTCGCCCACGGCTTCGGCGCGCTGGGCCTCGAGGAGGTGGTGTCGATGACCGTCCCGGCGAACACCCGCTCGCGGGCGGTGATGGAGCGCCTCGGCATGCACCGCGACCCGGGCGACGACTTCGAGCACCCCGGGCTTCCCGTGGGGCACCCGCTGCGCCCGCACGTGCTCTACCGGCTCCGCCGCGAGGAGCACGCCACCGGTTGA
- a CDS encoding TetR/AcrR family transcriptional regulator, whose product MGATRDRADRADRADRDDRDGAAPAASRAAQRADEGAVDPDSPEGRGGAAAVLPAGPPGTGRPGLDQRRILGAAVELIDQGGLRELTMRSLGAHLGVEAMALYRYVPGRESLLDGVVEVVVDELYGDPDVYLEPRDGWQDYLARLAHGLRRIALAHPEVFPLVATRPPAAPWVRPPLRSLRWVESFLQAMTRSGFDDEAAVGAYRAFSSFLLGHLLLEVSQRGVPTGPLEDQQGPPASTDLSAYPELRRLRPQLSEDASAVEFEESLENLLERLERLLPPEHGR is encoded by the coding sequence ATGGGCGCGACGCGGGACCGGGCCGACCGGGCCGACCGGGCCGACCGGGACGACCGGGACGGCGCTGCCCCGGCCGCGTCGCGCGCTGCGCAGCGCGCCGACGAGGGCGCGGTGGACCCCGACAGTCCCGAGGGGCGCGGCGGCGCGGCCGCCGTCCTGCCCGCCGGGCCCCCCGGCACCGGCCGGCCGGGGCTGGACCAGCGGCGGATCCTCGGCGCCGCCGTGGAGCTCATCGACCAGGGGGGGCTGCGCGAGCTGACGATGCGCAGCCTCGGCGCGCACCTCGGCGTCGAGGCGATGGCGCTCTACCGGTACGTCCCCGGGCGCGAGAGCCTGCTCGACGGCGTCGTCGAGGTGGTCGTCGACGAGCTGTACGGCGACCCGGACGTCTACCTGGAGCCGCGCGACGGCTGGCAGGACTACCTGGCGCGCCTCGCGCACGGGCTGCGCCGCATCGCGCTCGCCCACCCGGAGGTCTTCCCGCTGGTCGCGACCCGCCCCCCGGCGGCGCCGTGGGTGCGCCCGCCCCTGCGCAGCCTGCGGTGGGTCGAGTCGTTCCTGCAGGCGATGACGCGCAGCGGGTTCGACGACGAGGCGGCGGTGGGGGCGTACCGCGCCTTCTCGAGCTTCCTGCTGGGGCACCTGCTCCTGGAGGTCTCCCAGCGCGGCGTGCCGACGGGGCCGCTGGAGGACCAGCAGGGCCCGCCCGCGTCGACCGACCTCTCGGCGTACCCCGAGCTCCGGCGGCTGCGCCCGCAGCTGTCCGAGGACGCCTCGGCGGTGGAGTTCGAGGAGTCCCTGGAGAACCTGCTGGAGCGCCTCGAGCGGCTGCTGCCGCCCGAGCACGGACGGTGA
- a CDS encoding MIP/aquaporin family protein: protein MSSTAVPPAPGRGLYGSDLSASAARTGTAELVGTAVLVFVGTATACHGRLGVAVGGGYEVLTVALAFGLVLVALVAALGHVSGCHLNPAITLGLAATGRFPWRQVPVYLAAQVLGAVLGALATWATLGGAAREEAQLAVTTVGDTVPGGRAVLVEALVTFVLVLVVVSVATDERVHSAAAPAAVGFALAAAILVAAPLTGGAVNPARSLGPALVAGELAHLWVYVLGPVAGGVLAALLYDRVLARAEPPA from the coding sequence GTGAGCAGCACCGCGGTCCCCCCTGCACCCGGCAGGGGCCTCTACGGCAGTGACCTTTCCGCGTCCGCCGCCCGCACCGGCACCGCGGAGCTCGTGGGCACGGCCGTGCTCGTCTTCGTCGGCACCGCCACCGCGTGCCACGGGCGCCTCGGCGTCGCCGTGGGCGGCGGGTACGAGGTCCTCACGGTCGCCCTGGCGTTCGGCCTGGTGCTGGTGGCGCTGGTCGCCGCGCTCGGGCACGTCTCCGGCTGCCACCTCAACCCGGCGATCACCCTCGGGCTCGCCGCGACCGGCCGCTTCCCGTGGCGCCAGGTGCCGGTGTACCTCGCGGCCCAGGTCCTCGGCGCCGTGCTCGGTGCCCTGGCCACCTGGGCGACGCTCGGCGGGGCCGCCCGCGAGGAGGCCCAGCTCGCCGTGACCACCGTCGGCGACACCGTCCCCGGCGGGCGCGCGGTCCTCGTCGAGGCGCTCGTCACCTTCGTGCTGGTCCTCGTCGTCGTGTCCGTCGCCACGGACGAGCGCGTGCACAGCGCCGCGGCGCCGGCCGCCGTGGGGTTCGCCCTCGCCGCCGCGATCCTCGTCGCCGCACCGCTGACCGGCGGCGCGGTCAACCCGGCGCGCTCGCTCGGGCCCGCCCTGGTGGCCGGCGAGCTGGCCCACCTGTGGGTGTACGTCCTGGGCCCCGTCGCCGGCGGGGTGCTCGCCGCCCTGCTGTACGACCGCGTGCTCGCCCGCGCCGAGCCGCCGGCCTGA
- a CDS encoding YsnF/AvaK domain-containing protein, whose amino-acid sequence MLSIDQVKTLIGGQAHGQDGKIGKVGQVFLDDQTGQPEWATVNTGLFGTKESFVPLAEATVDGDALRLPYDKDTVKGAPQVDAEAGHLSEAEEAELYRYYGLSYSESTSDSGLAAGTTTGTTTGTTTGTTGTVGHDTSGPTTDDAMTRSEERVHVGTERVQTGTARLRKYIVSEDVTRTVPVRTETVHVEREPITDANRSAAYSGPELSEEEHEVTLTSERPVVAKETVPVERVRLDKDVVTEQETVEATARKEQVELVDETGTTSDRTGR is encoded by the coding sequence ATGCTCAGCATCGACCAGGTCAAGACCCTCATCGGCGGCCAGGCCCACGGCCAGGACGGCAAGATCGGCAAGGTCGGGCAGGTCTTCCTCGACGACCAGACCGGCCAGCCGGAGTGGGCCACCGTCAACACCGGGCTCTTCGGCACCAAGGAGAGCTTCGTCCCGCTGGCCGAGGCCACCGTCGACGGCGACGCGCTGCGCCTGCCGTACGACAAGGACACCGTCAAGGGCGCCCCGCAGGTCGACGCCGAGGCGGGGCACCTGTCCGAGGCCGAGGAGGCCGAGCTCTACCGCTACTACGGCCTGTCGTACAGCGAGAGCACCAGCGACAGCGGCCTGGCCGCCGGCACGACCACCGGCACGACCACCGGCACGACGACCGGCACGACGGGCACCGTCGGGCACGACACGTCCGGCCCGACGACGGACGACGCGATGACGCGCTCGGAGGAGCGGGTCCACGTCGGCACCGAGCGGGTGCAGACCGGTACGGCGCGCCTGCGCAAGTACATCGTGTCCGAGGACGTCACCCGCACGGTGCCGGTGCGCACCGAGACGGTGCACGTGGAGCGCGAGCCGATCACCGACGCCAACCGCAGCGCGGCGTACTCCGGCCCGGAGCTGTCCGAGGAGGAGCACGAGGTCACGCTCACCAGCGAGCGCCCGGTGGTCGCCAAGGAGACCGTCCCGGTCGAGCGCGTGCGCCTGGACAAGGACGTCGTCACCGAGCAGGAGACGGTCGAGGCGACCGCCCGCAAGGAGCAGGTCGAGCTCGTCGACGAGACGGGCACCACGAGCGACCGCACCGGCCGCTGA
- a CDS encoding DUF4190 domain-containing protein produces the protein MASNDGAHALGRTGAPGTTGTGAAPDRLEVHHDDRDARRSGGVEHRESHKPAKTSAAAVFALVFGLAALLSVLTVILSPLGLVLGIIGIVLGIVGMKMAGRVGVTGKGVAIGGLVLSILAVLLAAVLAAGVTTFLNDEGAVDRLEQRIEDLRDDLPQDVEVPESVTP, from the coding sequence ATGGCCAGCAACGACGGCGCCCACGCGCTCGGGCGCACCGGCGCCCCCGGCACCACCGGCACCGGCGCGGCGCCGGACCGCCTCGAGGTGCACCACGACGACCGCGACGCGCGGCGCAGCGGCGGCGTCGAGCACCGGGAGTCGCACAAGCCGGCCAAGACGAGCGCGGCGGCGGTCTTCGCCCTCGTGTTCGGCCTCGCGGCGCTGCTGTCGGTGCTCACCGTCATCCTCAGTCCGCTCGGCCTCGTGCTCGGCATCATCGGCATCGTGCTCGGCATCGTCGGCATGAAGATGGCCGGGCGGGTCGGCGTCACCGGCAAGGGCGTGGCCATCGGCGGTCTCGTGCTGAGCATCCTCGCGGTGCTCCTGGCCGCCGTGCTCGCCGCCGGCGTCACCACGTTCCTCAACGACGAGGGCGCCGTGGACCGCCTCGAGCAGCGCATCGAGGACCTGCGCGACGACCTGCCGCAGGACGTCGAGGTGCCGGAGTCCGTCACCCCCTGA